The sequence CGCGTACGTGGCCCGGCGCGCGGAGCTGGGGTGGCGGGAGGTGAACCGGCGGTTCCTGACGGCGGCCGGTGCCGGGGCGTTCTGCGTGGACACCGGCTACGCGCCGCGACCGCTCACCTCCCCCGCCGAGTTGGCCGAGGCGTCCGGCGCCGCCGCGTACGAGGTCGTACGGCTGGAGGGGATCGCCGAGGAGGTGGCCGCGCGGGGTGTGGAGGCGGGCGAGTACGCGGCCGTGTTCCGCGCGGCGGCGGAGGAGGCGGTGCGGCGGCCGGGTGTGGTGGCGGTGAAGTCGGTGGCCGCCTATCGCACCGGGTTCGCCCTCGATCCGCGGCGGCCCCCGGACGCCGAGGTGACCGCGGCGGCGCGGCGCTGGCTCGGCGCGGGCGGCCGCCTCGCGGACCCGGTCCTGGTGCGGCACCTGCTGTGGACCGCCGTCGACCTGGGGCTGCCGCTCCAGCTGCACACCGGTTTCGGGGACGCGGACGTACGGCTGCACCGGGCCGATCCCGCGCTGCTCACCGACTGGCTGCACCGTGTCGCCGGCACGATCCCCGTGCTGCTGCTGCACTGCTGGCCCTACCACCGCCAGGCCGCCTATCTGGCCGCGGTGTTCGAGCGGGTGTACCTGGATGTCGGGCTCGCCCTGCATCACACCGGCCCCA is a genomic window of Streptomyces sp. WP-1 containing:
- a CDS encoding amidohydrolase family protein, with the translated sequence MTPAGPVHEALAALELVDHHCHGATVSDLSFEEFESLLTEGEAWPGVSPFDSPVGIAVRRHCAPLLDLPRHAPPDAYVARRAELGWREVNRRFLTAAGAGAFCVDTGYAPRPLTSPAELAEASGAAAYEVVRLEGIAEEVAARGVEAGEYAAVFRAAAEEAVRRPGVVAVKSVAAYRTGFALDPRRPPDAEVTAAARRWLGAGGRLADPVLVRHLLWTAVDLGLPLQLHTGFGDADVRLHRADPALLTDWLHRVAGTIPVLLLHCWPYHRQAAYLAAVFERVYLDVGLALHHTGPTRAGVVLAEALEITPFRKLLYSSDAYGVAEFHHLGALCFRQGLAELLRHRVEADELSLSDALRIAAWTGRDNARRLYGPPVSEPARDPRGRPTRKV